A portion of the Nitratidesulfovibrio termitidis HI1 genome contains these proteins:
- a CDS encoding GGDEF domain-containing protein yields MAGNGGGGAQRPKARLLRLVQGAALGFGAPLGWQVLRWLFDLAPTAPHYELVLNVYMAVGGVLVFAVFGYHLGRKEQRLERLTLVDPLTSLYNRRHFELMLETEFARHLRDSADLSLLMLDLDHFKQVNDTWGHQEGDQVLMTLAGILRAGLRAQDVAARVGGEEFAVIMPGVGGAGALAAAERLRIAVRDGIFLVGPGTRIAVRISIGVASTERLAVSGPTELFRLADDALYRAKGLGRDRVEPAWPGGVEDQLGPC; encoded by the coding sequence ATGGCGGGCAACGGCGGGGGCGGTGCACAACGGCCAAAGGCCCGGTTGCTGCGGCTTGTCCAGGGGGCCGCGCTGGGGTTTGGCGCGCCGCTGGGCTGGCAGGTGCTGCGCTGGCTGTTCGATCTCGCACCCACCGCACCCCACTACGAGCTTGTGCTGAACGTGTACATGGCCGTGGGCGGGGTGCTGGTGTTCGCCGTGTTCGGCTACCACCTGGGCCGCAAGGAACAGCGCCTGGAACGCCTGACTCTGGTGGACCCCCTGACCTCGCTGTACAACCGCAGACATTTCGAGCTGATGCTGGAAACCGAGTTTGCCCGTCACCTGCGCGACAGCGCCGACCTTTCGCTGCTCATGCTCGACCTGGACCACTTCAAGCAGGTCAATGACACCTGGGGCCACCAGGAGGGCGATCAGGTGCTGATGACCCTGGCGGGCATCCTGCGCGCGGGGTTGCGCGCCCAGGACGTGGCCGCGCGGGTGGGTGGCGAGGAATTCGCCGTGATCATGCCCGGCGTGGGCGGCGCGGGCGCACTGGCCGCCGCCGAGCGGCTGCGCATTGCCGTGCGCGACGGCATCTTTCTGGTGGGGCCGGGCACGCGCATTGCGGTGCGTATTTCCATCGGCGTGGCCAGCACCGAGCGGCTGGCCGTGTCCGGGCCCACGGAACTGTTCCGCCTGGCGGACGACGCCCTGTACCGGGCCAAGGGCCTGGGGCGCGACCGGGTGGAACCCGCCTGGCCGGGCGGTGTCGAGGACCAGTTGGGGCCCTGCTGA
- a CDS encoding isoamylase early set domain-containing protein, translating to MALTKQFLKSRPTCKVKFRLEADEVGQATEVYLVGEFNDWDERATPMRPLKDGAFTAEVELETGREYRFRYLLAGGASGWLNDGRADSYEYCPFAGTDNSLVSV from the coding sequence ATGGCATTGACCAAGCAGTTCCTGAAGAGCAGGCCCACCTGCAAGGTGAAATTCCGCCTGGAGGCGGACGAGGTGGGACAGGCCACCGAGGTCTATCTTGTGGGCGAATTCAACGACTGGGACGAACGGGCCACCCCCATGCGCCCCCTGAAGGACGGCGCTTTCACCGCCGAGGTGGAACTGGAGACGGGGCGCGAATACCGCTTCCGTTACCTGCTGGCGGGCGGCGCTTCCGGCTGGCTCAACGATGGCCGGGCCGACAGTTACGAGTATTGCCCCTTCGCCGGGACGGACAATTCGCTGGTCAGCGTCTAG
- a CDS encoding Fur family transcriptional regulator: MKQAIDVFHEYIARNGLKVTPQRMLIVEVFMSAGGHLTTEELYERVKATDPSVGQATVYRTMKLLCDSGLAKEVHFGDGVARYEQKYGSKHHDHLICEACGENIEVLDDEIERLQEDLARRHGYVLTSHRMYLFGVCGKCRSDGKRRPASED; encoded by the coding sequence ATGAAGCAAGCCATAGACGTGTTTCACGAGTACATCGCCCGCAACGGCCTGAAGGTCACGCCGCAGCGCATGCTCATCGTAGAGGTGTTCATGAGCGCGGGCGGCCACCTGACCACCGAGGAACTGTACGAACGGGTGAAGGCCACGGATCCTTCCGTGGGGCAGGCCACGGTGTACCGCACCATGAAGCTGCTGTGCGACTCCGGTCTGGCCAAGGAAGTGCACTTCGGCGACGGGGTGGCCCGCTACGAGCAGAAGTACGGCAGCAAGCACCACGATCATCTCATCTGCGAAGCCTGCGGAGAGAACATCGAGGTGCTGGACGACGAGATAGAGCGGTTGCAGGAAGATCTGGCGCGTCGCCACGGCTACGTGCTGACCTCGCACCGCATGTACCTGTTCGGGGTGTGCGGCAAATGCCGCTCGGACGGCAAGCGCCGCCCCGCGAGCGAGGACTGA
- a CDS encoding insulinase family protein, translated as MQSHGFDLVFERTVHELNSRIRLWRHGATGAQLLSCCNADENKVFGVTFRTPPSDSTGVAHILEHSVLCGSEKYPVKEPFVELLKGSLQTFLNAFTYPDKTCYPVASANLQDFRNLVDVYLDAVFFPRITEEIFRQEGWHIEADAPEGPFAYKGVVYNEMKGVYSSPESILSEQSQQALFPDITYGLDSGGNPEHIPDLTYEQFANFHATYYHPSNARFFFWGDDPEEDRLACLAAVLARFERIDVDSAVPLQPRSDTPRMLEVGYAASEGDDRGMVTMNWLLCETADVERNFAFEMLEHILLGLPGSPLRRALIESGLGEDVAGVGLESDLRQMYFSVGLRGIEPRTASDVEMLIMETLADLAEDGLPADAVEAAVNSVEFALRENNSGRYPVGLAVMVRSLTTWLYDGDPLALLEWEAPLSSIKARIAAGERYFEGLIREWLLDNQHVATVLLTPDRKLADRREAAEAAGLEAYRQGLRQCERVAQVEETRALRTLQEAPDSLEALATIPGLKLEDLPGENRPIPSENRQAGAVPVLFHDLDTSGIAYTETTFDLSAVPAHLVPLVPLFGRALFEMGTARRDFVDLGMRIARKTGGMDADTLFATTLGARQPVARLVVHGKATRDNVPALYDILSEVLLEAKFDDRERFQRMVLEEKARQEHVLVPSGHGIVMARLRAGYNAAGWLDEATTGVSYLAFLRTLAERLEKDWDGVLADLATLRGLVLRRSGCLMNLTADAEVAGLVSGPAAALAAALPDTAGAPAPAQTDGWHPAEAPAEAEALVMPAQVNYVGKAADLYGLGYTYHGSANVVFKHLRMAFLWDRVRVQGGAYGAFCAFDRASGLLTQVSYRDPNVASTLDVYDATADYLRRVSLSSTELANAIVGAIGDVDRHMLPDAKGSAALYRSLVGDTDAARQQMREEILSTTNEHFRALADVMAAAARTGRVAVLGGAALERVAGEKGWRVERVL; from the coding sequence ATGCAATCCCACGGGTTCGATCTCGTTTTCGAGCGCACCGTCCATGAACTGAACAGCCGCATCCGTCTGTGGCGCCACGGGGCCACAGGCGCGCAACTGCTTTCCTGTTGCAATGCCGACGAGAACAAGGTCTTCGGCGTCACCTTCCGCACGCCGCCGTCCGATTCCACCGGGGTGGCGCACATCCTTGAACATTCGGTGCTCTGCGGGTCCGAGAAGTACCCGGTCAAGGAGCCCTTCGTGGAACTGCTGAAGGGGTCGCTGCAAACCTTCCTCAACGCGTTCACCTACCCGGACAAGACCTGCTACCCGGTGGCTTCGGCCAACCTGCAGGACTTCCGCAACCTGGTGGACGTGTACCTGGACGCGGTGTTCTTTCCGCGCATCACCGAGGAAATTTTCCGGCAGGAAGGCTGGCACATCGAGGCCGACGCGCCGGAAGGCCCCTTTGCCTACAAGGGCGTGGTCTACAACGAGATGAAGGGTGTGTATTCCTCGCCGGAATCCATCCTGTCCGAGCAGTCGCAGCAGGCGCTGTTCCCGGACATCACCTACGGGCTCGATTCCGGCGGCAACCCGGAGCACATCCCCGACCTGACCTACGAGCAGTTCGCCAATTTCCACGCCACCTACTACCACCCCAGCAATGCCCGCTTCTTCTTCTGGGGGGACGACCCGGAAGAGGACCGGCTGGCCTGCCTGGCCGCCGTGCTGGCGCGTTTCGAGCGCATTGACGTGGATTCCGCCGTGCCCTTGCAGCCCCGCTCGGACACGCCGCGCATGCTCGAGGTTGGCTACGCCGCGTCAGAGGGAGACGACCGGGGCATGGTGACCATGAACTGGCTGCTGTGCGAAACCGCCGACGTGGAGCGCAACTTCGCCTTCGAGATGCTGGAGCACATCCTGCTGGGTCTGCCCGGCTCGCCGCTGCGCCGTGCGCTGATCGAATCGGGCCTGGGCGAGGACGTGGCGGGCGTGGGGCTGGAAAGCGACCTGCGCCAGATGTATTTTTCCGTGGGCCTCAGGGGCATCGAGCCCAGGACCGCGTCCGACGTGGAAATGCTGATCATGGAAACCCTGGCCGACCTGGCGGAGGACGGACTGCCCGCCGACGCCGTGGAAGCCGCCGTGAACAGCGTGGAATTCGCCCTGCGCGAGAACAATTCCGGCCGCTACCCGGTGGGCCTTGCGGTGATGGTGCGCAGCCTGACCACCTGGCTGTACGACGGTGACCCGCTGGCCCTGCTGGAATGGGAAGCGCCGCTGTCGTCCATCAAGGCGCGCATCGCCGCGGGCGAGCGATACTTTGAAGGGCTGATCCGTGAATGGCTGCTGGACAACCAGCACGTGGCCACGGTGCTGCTGACCCCGGACCGCAAGCTGGCCGACCGGCGCGAGGCCGCCGAGGCCGCCGGGCTGGAGGCGTACCGCCAAGGCCTGCGCCAGTGCGAGCGGGTGGCCCAGGTGGAGGAAACCCGCGCCCTGCGCACGCTGCAGGAAGCCCCGGACAGTCTGGAAGCCCTGGCCACCATCCCCGGCCTGAAGCTGGAAGACCTGCCCGGGGAAAATCGCCCCATCCCCAGCGAGAACCGGCAGGCGGGCGCGGTGCCCGTGCTGTTCCACGATCTGGACACCTCGGGCATCGCCTACACCGAAACCACCTTCGACCTTTCCGCCGTGCCCGCGCATCTGGTGCCGCTGGTGCCGCTGTTCGGCCGCGCCCTGTTCGAAATGGGCACCGCCAGGCGCGACTTCGTGGACCTTGGCATGCGTATCGCTCGCAAGACCGGCGGCATGGATGCGGACACCCTGTTCGCCACCACCCTGGGCGCGCGTCAGCCCGTGGCGCGGCTGGTGGTGCACGGCAAGGCCACCCGCGACAACGTGCCCGCGCTGTACGACATTCTGTCCGAAGTGCTGCTTGAGGCGAAATTCGACGACCGCGAACGCTTCCAGCGCATGGTGCTGGAAGAAAAGGCCCGCCAGGAACATGTGCTGGTGCCCTCCGGCCACGGCATCGTCATGGCCCGGCTGCGCGCGGGCTACAACGCGGCGGGCTGGCTGGACGAAGCCACCACCGGCGTGTCGTACCTGGCCTTCCTGCGGACCCTTGCGGAACGTCTGGAAAAGGACTGGGATGGCGTGCTGGCCGACCTTGCGACGTTGCGCGGGCTTGTGCTGCGCCGCTCCGGCTGCCTGATGAACCTTACCGCCGATGCCGAGGTTGCGGGCCTGGTGTCCGGCCCGGCTGCCGCACTTGCCGCCGCGCTGCCCGATACGGCGGGCGCGCCTGCCCCGGCCCAGACCGACGGGTGGCATCCTGCCGAAGCTCCGGCAGAGGCCGAGGCGCTGGTCATGCCCGCCCAGGTCAACTACGTGGGCAAGGCGGCGGACCTGTACGGCCTTGGCTACACCTACCACGGCTCGGCCAACGTGGTGTTCAAGCACCTGCGCATGGCCTTTCTGTGGGACCGGGTGCGCGTGCAGGGCGGGGCGTACGGCGCGTTCTGCGCCTTCGACCGGGCCAGCGGCCTGCTGACCCAGGTTTCGTACCGCGACCCCAACGTGGCCTCCACACTGGACGTGTACGACGCCACGGCGGACTACCTGCGTCGCGTCTCGCTGTCGTCCACGGAACTGGCCAACGCCATCGTGGGCGCCATCGGCGACGTGGACAGGCACATGCTGCCCGACGCCAAGGGCTCCGCCGCGCTGTACCGCAGCCTGGTGGGAGACACCGACGCGGCGCGCCAGCAGATGCGCGAGGAGATTCTTTCCACCACCAACGAGCACTTCCGCGCCCTGGCCGATGTCATGGCCGCAGCGGCCCGCACGGGCCGGGTGGCGGTGCTGGGCGGCGCGGCGCTGGAGCGCGTGGCGGGTGAGAAGGGCTGGCGCGTGGAGCGGGTGCTCTAG
- a CDS encoding c-type heme family protein encodes MYIPKPHTLQHKFLAGLAVAVIGLGGLFATVLYMHLRTVLEEEVHAKARLVFSQIDAIQGFVREALRPRMMETHPGEFIIEAMSSSYISRQVMDRMDNDGTGHIYRRVAIGARNPSFEATPHERGLISHFRLNPEQSLWTGYDTVGGQQYYVIARPVAFAAPCMTCHGNPADAPPQLVEMYGDRGFGQEQDGIAGLDYVGVPVSDAVSHLRQSITTYFAFLIVCALIFFSSANVVFRVLVVRNLRRLTGVFRRTLGEGGEGGEGGEGPDGMDGGGGGVRPAALIARLEQGDEIEELVDGIEQVAHHLADARARLQSYADNLRQMVDERTAELSREAGERRADVDLFVKLFEDMRGLRTRDKLWRYALPQIARRFGARRIAYVCTFASHNFYAWPERDRRPDLPVPLADVLTGGCALLRGASVFVPVEAQAGAAEGLLCLEWDDADNAARQNLDVLAALGRQLGTVAENLSALDRLVRHMDVLQSVFEGIRDPLALVDGSGAVIIANEGARRLSLELSGGSAPSGDLLAALGGGDGTRLPGNAGQARGSGVSGRAVPAMPVPAQGAESREVVLPGGRSFMVNLYPLARGADEPGRAAVYVRETTLEKRMFAQVSQSEKMVTVGKLAAGLAHEINNPLGVILCYAELLRRNTGDAQQQADLDVILRHTRQAQRVLRDLLNFARPKAAGVAPSDIARVARSVAEVFAVQGAKKFASVTAETEPDLPPVTAGEQALEQIFSNLVLNALDALPASGEGRVRIRVRRGENPGEVVATVADSGPGVPEHLRKDVFDPFYTTKEMGTGLGLAVVYGLVVDAGGSVTAGDSAELGGAEFTVRLPVVGAVCSTPPAVPVPSAVSASSAVSASSAMSVSSADPELSPLPDPSSDFESGPAAGQPADSDAPIREE; translated from the coding sequence ATGTACATTCCCAAACCGCATACTCTCCAGCACAAGTTCCTTGCCGGTCTGGCCGTGGCAGTCATCGGCCTGGGCGGGCTGTTCGCCACGGTGCTGTACATGCACCTGCGCACGGTGCTGGAAGAAGAGGTGCACGCCAAGGCCCGCCTGGTCTTTTCGCAGATCGACGCCATCCAGGGCTTCGTGCGCGAGGCGCTGCGCCCGCGCATGATGGAAACCCACCCCGGCGAATTCATCATCGAGGCCATGTCCTCGTCGTACATCTCGCGCCAGGTCATGGACCGCATGGACAACGACGGTACGGGCCACATCTACCGCCGCGTGGCCATAGGCGCCCGCAATCCTTCCTTCGAGGCCACGCCCCACGAGCGGGGGCTGATCAGCCACTTCCGCCTGAACCCCGAACAGTCGCTGTGGACCGGCTATGATACGGTGGGCGGGCAGCAGTACTACGTCATTGCCCGTCCGGTGGCCTTTGCCGCGCCCTGCATGACCTGCCACGGCAACCCGGCGGATGCGCCGCCGCAACTGGTGGAAATGTACGGCGACAGGGGGTTTGGCCAGGAACAGGATGGCATCGCCGGGCTGGACTACGTGGGCGTGCCCGTTTCCGATGCGGTGTCGCACCTGCGCCAGTCCATCACCACCTATTTCGCCTTTCTCATCGTGTGCGCGCTGATCTTCTTTTCTTCGGCCAACGTGGTGTTCCGCGTGCTGGTGGTGCGCAACCTGCGCCGCCTGACCGGGGTGTTTCGCCGGACCCTAGGTGAGGGGGGTGAGGGGGGCGAGGGGGGAGAAGGGCCCGATGGAATGGACGGGGGCGGCGGTGGCGTCCGGCCCGCCGCACTCATCGCGCGGCTGGAGCAGGGCGACGAAATCGAGGAACTGGTGGACGGCATAGAGCAGGTGGCCCACCACCTGGCCGATGCCCGTGCACGCCTGCAAAGTTACGCCGACAACCTGCGCCAGATGGTGGACGAGCGCACCGCCGAGCTTTCGCGCGAGGCGGGCGAGCGCCGCGCCGACGTGGACCTGTTCGTGAAGCTGTTCGAGGACATGCGCGGCCTGCGCACCCGCGACAAGCTGTGGCGCTACGCCCTGCCGCAGATCGCCCGGCGCTTCGGCGCGCGGCGCATCGCCTACGTGTGCACCTTTGCCTCGCACAATTTCTACGCCTGGCCCGAGCGCGACCGGCGGCCCGACCTGCCCGTGCCCCTGGCCGACGTGCTGACCGGCGGGTGCGCCCTGCTGCGCGGGGCCAGCGTCTTCGTGCCCGTGGAAGCGCAGGCGGGCGCCGCCGAGGGGTTGCTGTGCCTGGAATGGGACGACGCCGACAACGCGGCGCGCCAGAACCTGGACGTGCTGGCCGCGCTGGGGCGGCAGCTTGGCACCGTGGCCGAGAACCTTTCGGCGCTGGACCGGTTGGTGCGCCACATGGACGTGCTGCAATCGGTGTTCGAGGGTATCCGCGATCCGCTGGCGCTGGTGGACGGTTCCGGCGCGGTGATCATCGCCAACGAGGGCGCGCGACGGCTGTCGCTGGAGCTTTCCGGCGGTTCCGCACCCTCTGGCGACCTGCTGGCCGCCCTGGGCGGCGGGGACGGCACACGCCTGCCCGGTAATGCGGGGCAGGCCCGCGGTTCCGGCGTCTCCGGCCGGGCCGTGCCCGCCATGCCCGTCCCGGCACAGGGGGCGGAATCGCGCGAGGTGGTGCTGCCTGGCGGGCGTTCGTTCATGGTCAACCTGTATCCGCTGGCGCGCGGGGCCGACGAGCCTGGCCGCGCGGCGGTCTACGTGCGCGAGACCACGCTGGAAAAGCGCATGTTCGCACAGGTCAGCCAAAGCGAAAAGATGGTCACCGTGGGCAAGCTGGCCGCCGGTCTCGCCCACGAGATCAACAACCCGCTGGGGGTCATCCTGTGCTACGCCGAGCTGCTGCGCCGCAATACCGGCGATGCCCAGCAGCAGGCCGACCTGGACGTGATCCTGCGGCATACCCGCCAGGCCCAGCGCGTGCTGCGCGACCTGCTGAACTTCGCCCGGCCCAAGGCCGCCGGGGTGGCCCCATCGGACATTGCCCGCGTGGCGCGCTCGGTGGCGGAGGTCTTTGCGGTGCAGGGGGCCAAGAAATTCGCCTCGGTCACGGCGGAGACGGAGCCGGACCTGCCCCCGGTCACTGCGGGTGAGCAGGCCCTGGAACAGATTTTCAGCAACCTCGTGCTCAACGCGCTGGACGCGCTGCCCGCCTCGGGCGAGGGCAGGGTGCGCATCCGGGTGCGGCGGGGCGAGAACCCCGGCGAGGTGGTGGCCACCGTGGCCGACTCCGGCCCCGGCGTGCCCGAGCATCTGCGCAAGGACGTGTTCGATCCGTTCTATACCACCAAGGAGATGGGTACGGGCCTCGGCCTTGCCGTGGTCTACGGTCTGGTGGTGGACGCGGGCGGCAGCGTGACGGCGGGCGACAGCGCCGAACTCGGCGGCGCGGAGTTCACGGTGCGCCTGCCGGTGGTGGGCGCCGTCTGTTCCACGCCGCCCGCCGTTCCCGTGCCGTCCGCCGTATCCGCGTCGTCCGCTGTATCCGCGTCGTCCGCCATGTCCGTGTCGTCCGCAGATCCGGAGCTTTCGCCCCTGCCCGACCCCTCGTCCGACTTCGAATCCGGCCCGGCTGCCGGTCAACCGGCGGACAGTGACGCCCCAATCCGGGAGGAATGA
- a CDS encoding helix-turn-helix domain-containing protein has translation MAKTTFTLAEAADLLSCHKETLRRAIKDGTLRAARLGRGYRISRSDLEAFWTAQGGGALFGDGESPADVPPTERPAPSKAKKPEGPRQLTLPTS, from the coding sequence ATGGCCAAGACCACCTTCACCCTTGCGGAAGCGGCGGATCTCCTGAGCTGTCACAAGGAGACGCTTCGCCGCGCCATCAAGGACGGCACGTTGCGGGCTGCCCGCCTGGGGCGCGGCTACCGCATCTCGCGCAGTGACCTGGAAGCCTTCTGGACCGCCCAGGGAGGCGGTGCGCTGTTCGGCGACGGAGAATCCCCGGCGGATGTGCCGCCCACGGAACGACCGGCGCCGAGCAAGGCCAAGAAGCCGGAAGGCCCCCGACAGCTAACCCTTCCCACATCGTGA
- a CDS encoding YeiH family protein, whose amino-acid sequence MATNDNANVVVDHGQSRLSDLWTKEDYWAIWLGFVIIIAGICVFLLNPPAEYGEKIAKANAVMAAEAQRAPFKTIAYYKAQDDKAKVKAMDSPTGKAISAFLKKPGGWSSNPLDSFVISKEAADAKAAANAEKAVEAKAKADAAMAAAVAAETAAAGASFADAGLNDGAKAKIADWRAAAAKAKSAADKAKSKPVNLLTSLPLLMVGMGLFFAIGMKFMGKSVPGFLLGFIGVFAVACLATMMGGQATMKYWGIGTEAWAIIIGMLIANTVGTPKWIKPALEVEYFIKTGLVLLGAEVLFDKIIAIGIPGIFVAWVVTPIVLISTFIFGQRILKMESKTLNVVISADMSVCGTSAAIATAAACRAKKEELTLSIGLSLVFTAIMMIAMPAFIKAVDMPQILGGAWMGGTIDATGAVAAAGAFLGEKALYVAATIKMIQNVLIGVTAFGVAVYWCTRVEAREGHSVGVGEIWHRFPKFVLGFLAASIVFSLISGSLGPDMGKALLDQGVLKGLTASARGWFFCLAFTAIGLATNFRELAHYFKGGKPLILYVCGQSFNLVLTLTMAYIMFYIVFPEITAKI is encoded by the coding sequence ATGGCAACCAACGACAATGCCAACGTCGTCGTCGATCACGGGCAATCGCGCCTGTCCGACCTGTGGACCAAGGAAGACTACTGGGCCATCTGGCTCGGCTTCGTCATCATCATCGCGGGCATCTGCGTCTTTCTGCTGAATCCCCCGGCGGAATACGGCGAAAAGATCGCCAAGGCCAACGCCGTCATGGCCGCCGAGGCGCAGCGCGCCCCGTTCAAGACCATTGCTTACTACAAGGCCCAGGACGACAAGGCCAAGGTGAAGGCCATGGACAGCCCCACCGGCAAGGCCATTTCCGCCTTCCTGAAGAAGCCGGGCGGCTGGAGCAGCAATCCGCTGGATTCCTTTGTGATCAGCAAGGAAGCCGCTGACGCCAAGGCCGCCGCCAATGCCGAGAAGGCCGTGGAAGCCAAGGCCAAGGCCGATGCCGCCATGGCCGCCGCCGTGGCCGCCGAAACGGCCGCCGCTGGCGCCTCCTTTGCCGATGCCGGCCTGAACGACGGGGCCAAGGCCAAGATCGCCGATTGGCGCGCCGCCGCAGCCAAGGCCAAGTCCGCCGCCGACAAGGCCAAGTCCAAGCCCGTCAACCTGCTGACCAGCCTGCCGCTGCTCATGGTGGGCATGGGTCTGTTCTTCGCCATCGGCATGAAGTTCATGGGCAAGTCGGTGCCCGGCTTCCTGCTGGGCTTCATCGGCGTGTTCGCGGTCGCCTGCCTTGCCACCATGATGGGTGGCCAGGCCACCATGAAGTACTGGGGCATCGGCACCGAGGCGTGGGCCATCATCATCGGCATGCTCATCGCCAACACCGTGGGCACGCCCAAGTGGATCAAGCCCGCCCTTGAAGTGGAATACTTCATCAAGACCGGCCTCGTGCTGCTGGGCGCCGAAGTGCTGTTCGACAAGATCATCGCCATCGGCATTCCCGGCATCTTCGTGGCCTGGGTGGTCACCCCCATCGTGCTCATCAGCACCTTCATCTTCGGCCAGCGTATCCTGAAGATGGAATCCAAGACCCTGAACGTGGTCATCTCGGCCGACATGTCGGTGTGCGGCACCTCCGCCGCCATCGCCACCGCCGCCGCGTGCCGGGCCAAGAAAGAGGAACTGACCCTCTCCATCGGCCTTTCGCTGGTGTTCACCGCGATCATGATGATCGCCATGCCCGCCTTCATCAAGGCCGTGGACATGCCGCAGATTCTGGGCGGCGCCTGGATGGGCGGCACCATCGACGCCACCGGCGCGGTGGCTGCGGCTGGCGCGTTCCTGGGTGAAAAGGCCCTGTACGTGGCCGCCACCATCAAGATGATCCAGAACGTGCTGATCGGCGTCACCGCCTTCGGCGTGGCCGTGTACTGGTGCACCCGCGTCGAAGCGCGCGAAGGGCATTCGGTGGGCGTGGGCGAAATCTGGCACCGCTTCCCCAAGTTCGTGCTGGGCTTCCTGGCCGCGTCGATCGTCTTCTCGCTGATCAGCGGCAGCCTGGGTCCGGACATGGGCAAGGCCCTGCTTGACCAGGGCGTGCTGAAGGGCCTTACCGCCTCCGCGCGCGGCTGGTTCTTCTGCCTTGCCTTCACCGCCATCGGCCTGGCCACCAACTTCCGCGAACTGGCCCACTACTTCAAGGGCGGCAAGCCGCTCATCCTGTACGTGTGCGGCCAGAGCTTCAACCTGGTGCTTACCCTGACCATGGCCTACATCATGTTCTACATCGTGTTCCCCGAGATCACCGCAAAGATCTAG